The window AAGAGCACCCGTGGGCGAAAGACGTCGGGCTCGTGCTGAACTTCGAAGCGCGCGGCTACAAAGGCCCGGCCTTCATGTTCGAAACGAGCGACGGCAACGGCTGGGTGATGAACGAATTCACCAAAGCGGCCGAGCATCCGGTCGCCAACTCGATGCTCTATGACATGTACAAACTGCTGCCGAACGACACCGACTTGACCGTCTTTAAAGGGGCGGGCATGAGCGGCTTGAACTTCGCGTATGCGATCGGTCTCAACGCTTACCACAACCGCATCGACACTGTGGAGACGATGGACCCGGAGAGCTTGCAGCACCACGGTTCCTATATGCTGTCGCTGACCAAGCATTTCGGCATGCTCGACAGCTTGGACGCAGCTGCCGGAGACCGCAACCAAGTCTACTTTAATCTGTTCAAACATGTGCTGGTCGATTACTCCCAAACGTGGGTGATCCCGTTGACCGCTGTGGTGACCCTGCTGTTCCTGTTCGTCTTGATCACCGGCCTGCGCAGCGGCGTGCTGCGCGCGGGCGGCCTGCTCAAAGGCTTGCTCGGCTTCCTGCTGGCGATCGTCGGCACCGGCGGCGTGGCGATGGGCGCCTGGACGCTGGTCAATGCCCTGCAGCCGGACATGAACTACAACCTGGTCAACGACCCGGACTTCTTCAACGTGTATGCCTGGGGCTTTGCCCTCTTGTCGGTCGCAGTGTTCAGCGGGCTTTACAGCTGGATTCGCCGCTGGGCGTCTGCTGCCAACCTGATGGGCGGCTCGATCCTCCTGTTCTGGCTCTTGACGCTGGCGGTGACGTTCCTGTTGCCGGGCGGCTCGTACCTGTTCACCTGGCCGCTGTTCTTCTCGCTGATCGGCTGGTACCTCTTGATCAAGTCTCCGGACGGCGAGATCAAGTCGATCAAAGACGCGGTGATTCAAACGCTGCTCGCCGTGCCGGCTGTGCTGCTGTTTGCACCGCTCGTCTACCTCGTGCTGGTGCTGGTCTCCCTGTCGCTCGCAGGCGTCGTCTTCGCCCTGCTGGCGATCATGATGGGCCTGCTGGTGCCGCATGTGCTGTCCTTCCTGTCGGGTCGCACCTGGCGCTTCCCGACGGCTGCGGTCGTCACCGCGCTGCTCATCTTCGTGATCTCCGGCTTTACGCTGGACATCTCGGCGCAGAACCCGACCTATGCGAGCGTCATCTACGGCAAAAACGACAACACCGGCAAAGCGGTCTACGCGACGGCCACACCGCTCGACGACCCGTGGCTGGAGCAATTCCTGACCGATGACCCGGAAGTCGGCCCGCTAAGTGAAGTGCTGCACCCGCTGTTCAAGCGCGACTACCGCTATGCAGAGGCGCCGGACGTGAAAGAAGAAGCGCCGAAGCTGGAAGTCTTGTCTGACACCACTTCTGGCGATGTGCGCACGCTGAAAGTGAAGATCATGTCCCAGCGCGGCGCGCACGGCATGTCGGTGACCGGCCAAACGGAAGGCCAGATCATCGGCGGCAGCGTGTGGGGCAAAACGTTCGAGTCGGATGGAACGCCGTTCATTCTGAACTACGCGTCCGCGCCGGAAAAAGGTCTTGAGCTCACCTTGCAGATCAAGCCGGCCGGCAAAGTCACCCTCGACGTGGAAGACACCACCTTCGGGTTCCCGAACGTTGCAGGCAAATCCTACAGCGACAGCCCGGATTCGATCATGGCGATGAAACGCGTCATCATCAACAAAAAACACGAACTGTAAAGCCCGATCCCCCTTGTGCGAACGAGGGGGATTTTTTGTAATTGATTTGTAAAGGAGGGAAAGAGAGGGATTTGACATAACTTGTAGAAAAACAAAATTAGATAGAAAATTCCGTCATATAAACATGGAAAGTAGTGGAGGTGGGCAGTCATGAAAAACGTCACCTTGGAGCGCTATCTGACCGCCGTCAGCAAGCAGTTGGCGGCAGATCATCCGCTCAAGCAGCAGGTCACGCCGTACACGTTTTTGCGGGAGGTCGATCCCGATCCGATCCGGCGGGCGCAACTGTTCCGGCAGGCCGGTGCGGAGTTTGGCTGGACGAACACCGAGCAGAGCCTGCTCGATGTGCTGCAGGGGATCCCGCACGGCAATCTCAGCGACCTGTATCTGGCTGTGAACATCCAGATGGCGGCCCGGCAGGAAAAGAAGCGGGGCAGGCTCTGGTGGGGCGGTTCGCTGGCGCTGGCGGGGCTGGCGGCGTATCTGTTTGTGGAGACTTATTATTTCGGTTCGATGATGCTGTGTTATGTGTATTTGGGAGTTCAAGATTATCTGCGGGGCGGTCAATCCTGACCGCCTTTTTGTATGCGCATGCATTTTCTGTGCAAATGATGTACGATGAAGAGTAGGACATCGGATAAAGGAGGTGTGAAGGCCTCTGGAACTCGGGGAAGTGAAAGCAAAGCAATTCCGCGCCCAAGTGGTGAGATGGAAAGAAGAAGCAGGAACACCGGCCCCAGAAGTAGAGTTCTTTCACAATTGGCCGAAGCACGAGCACTTGGACACGGCGCAGTTGCGCTGGTTTTTGTACTGGCGCGGGCTTTGGGAACACGGAGTTGTGAAGAAGACGAGCCTGTCCTATATGAATCTGCACATTTACGAACTGCTAAGTCTTGAATATATCAACGATCCGGCGAGGGCGGTGGAGCGCCTGACCGAATTTTACGCGGAGTTTCACAGCATCCAGCCCAAGCTGGATGTGACCTTGGTGCGCTGGATCGGCGACCTGTATTTAAAGCTGGGCGATCTGAACAATGCGCTGTACTGGTATACGAAAGGGCCGAATGGCGATCTGTATGAAAAGCTGTCCTGGTACCGCTATGGCGAAATGGACATCCCGATGGCCTTGCTGTTGAAAGTGGCCGGGATGACCAAAACCGGATTTTACCGCGAGCGGATGCCGGGGATCGAAGCTGAGATCGAAGGCATGATGCAGGCGGCGTTCCGGGCGTACCAGCAGATCGAAGGGATGCACCCGCTGGACAAATACGCGCGCTGGACGGATGAGCCGGTGATCTACCTGTTCTCGAACACGCCGATCCACGAGAAATGTTACCTCGATGGATTCCGCCGCTACGAGTATGCGGGCACGTTTGTGCATTGGGTGAAAAACGGTCTGCGCTGCGCCGAGAACCTGATCCGCCGCACGGCCGGCAAACCGCTGCTCAAATACGATGAAAGCGTCGCCGTCTATTTTGCCGAGCTGGAGCCGAACTACCCGCCGAAGCCGAAGCCGCAGCCGAAAGCACGAGACAAAGCGGCCGATCTTCCGGCGCCGTTGATGGCGCACGACCTGCCCGAGCAGCCGATCGAGCTCGACTTTTCCCGCGTGCAGGCGCTGGCACAGGAGACCGACTGGCTGGTTGACATGATGCAGGAGGAAGGGGCCAATGAGGAGTTGCTCCTCGCTCCGCCCAAGGTGGAGCAAAAGGCTGACGGCGAACTGCTCGCCTCTTTGTTCACGCTTCCGGAAGCGGGCGAACTGGACGACTTGTTCGCAGCGCTGGCCCAAGGCGAGCAGGACTTCCTGCGCCATCTGACCTGCAGCGGTGAGACCTCGCGGCGGATGCTGTCCGACTGGCTGAAGAGCAGAAGGATGTTCCTCGACGCGGCGGTGATGAGCATCAACGAGCAGGCGATCGACGCCGGGCTGGAGCCGATCCTTTTCGATGACGGAGAGACGGTCACGCTGGAGGCGGAGCATGAAGACGCGATGAGGAGGATTTGCAATCATGAGTGAAGCGCTGCACAACAAACTGACCCGGCGCCAGGCCAACGCCATCATCCAATCGATGGGCGGCGGTGTCGTTCCGCAGGAAGGCATTGAGCACGTCGTGGTCGGCCGCGTCAAGGAGATCCGCCAACTGGTCGAAGATCTGCATGGCGCGGCGGACGGACTGTCCGGCATGAAGTTTCTGATCGGCGACTACGGCACAGGTAAAAGCTTCATGGCCACCTTGACCCGTTTTATCGCCTATCGCGAGAACTTCGTGGTCGCTTACACCGACCTGACCGCCAACCGCCGCCTCTACGCCCACGACGGCAAAGGCGTCGCGACCTACTCCGACCTGATGCAAAACCTCTCCACCAAGTCGAAGCCGAACGGCAACGCCTTGCGCTCCCTGATCGAGCGCTGGCTGTCCGACCTGCAGCAAAAAGTCGCCGTCGAACACGACTTCGACAGCATTCCTGACGCCTCCGACACCCGCTTCACCCGCCTGGTCAGCCAGGAGGTGCAAGGCGTCGTCCGCGAGGTGCAGGAGCTGTCGGGCGGATTTGACTTCGCCACCGTGCTGACCAAGTACTACCAAGCCTACCTCAGCGGCGACGAGACGATCCAAGAGCACTGCATCAAATGGCTGCGCGGCGAGTACCGCACCAAGACGGAAGCGAAAAAAGACCTTGGTGTGCGCGATGTGATCAACGATGACAACTGGTTTGACTATCTGAAAGTGATGACTCAGTTCATCGCGTCGATCGGCTACGGCGGCCTGCTCGTCCTGTTCGACGAAGCGGTCAACCTCTACAAGATCGACCACGCCGGCGCCCGCGCCAAAAACTACGAGCGCATCCTCGAGTTCTACAACGAATGCACCCAAGGCCGCGCCGCACACCTGATGGTGCTGTTCATGGGTACGACCGATTTTCTGGAAGACGAGCGCCGCGGACTCTTTTCCTATAAAGCGTTAAAATCGCGGCTCTTGCCCAACCAATACGAAACGCATGAATTCCGCGACCTGCGCCAGCCGGTGATCAAACTGGCGCCGTTGTCTGCCGAAGAGCTGTTCGTGCTGCTCCGGAAGATCCGCGACATCTATGCAGCGTTGTACCAAGTGGAGAACATCACCGCCCTGGTCAGCGACGACAACATGCTGGAGATCGTACAAAAAGCGCTCTCCCGCCCGGGCGGTGTCCAGTTCATCACGCCGCGCGAACTGATCCGCGAGTTCATCGGGATCTTAAACGTGCTGCATCAGAATCCGGAGATGAGCAAAGCGGACATCTTCCTGGAACGCCTCGAACTGGCCGGACAGGAATCGCGCCGCTTTGTGGGACGAACGTTGGATTAAGTGGAAGAAAAGTCAAGCATAATGAATAAAAATCAATAGGCATGCGTTGCCACCCGTTTTCCAAACCGTGCAAATCCGAATCGCTCCAGATATAATGTTGCAGGAACTTGAAGGGGAGGGACAGTTTGGATGACAGAACCGAGATACAAACGAGTGCTGATCAAATTGAGCGGAGCTGCGGTGGCAGGCCAGGAGGAATTTGGCTTTGACCCGGATTCGCTGGAGCATATTGCCCGTGAGGTGCTTTCGGTCATCGACCTTGGCGTCGAAGTGGCGATCGTCATCGGCGGCGGCAACATCTTCCGCGGCAATGTGGCCGAGACGTGGGGCATCGACCGGGCGGAGGCGGACAACATCGGCGTCCTCGGCACGGTGATCAACTCGCTGATGCTGCGCGGCGTGCTGAAAGCGCGTTCCGACCGCGAAGTGCGCGTCATGACGGCGCACCAGATGAACTTCATCGCCGAACCGTTCATCCGCCTGCGCGCGACTCATCACTTGGACAAAGGCTACATCGTCATCCTCGCCGGCGGCACGGGCCAGCCCTACGTCACCACCGATTATCCGGCGGTGCAGCGCGCGCTGGAACTGCAATGTGACGCGATCCTCGTTGCCAAAAACGGCGTGAACGGCATCTTCTCGGCCGATCCGAAACAAGATCCGGACGCGAAACGCTACCACTCGATTTCCTATGATGATGTGGTGCGTGAGAACCTGAAAGTGATGGACCAGTCGGCGATGATCCTCGCCCGCGACTTCGGCATCCCGCTGCACATCTTCGATTTTGACCAGCAGGATTCGATGCGCAGCATCTGCCTCGGCGAAAACATCGGCACGTACCTCTCTCCCACGACCACCAGAAGTCTGGAGTAGTCCCTTTGCAAAAAGGGGCTTTTTTTTCTGCTTTACCTTGACGTAACGTCAACGTTTAAGATGAGGACAGGAGGTGGCGAAGATGCGCAGAGTGCATATCAAAGAGATCGCAGACAAGCTGCAGGTAAGTGCCCGCGCCATCCGCTGGTACGAGCAGAAGGGGCTGATCGCGCCTGACAAAAACGAGGAGAACGGGTACCGCACGTTTACCGAAAACGAGGCGTGGCGGCTGCAGACGATCATCTCGCTGCGCGAAGTCGGCATGGGCATCCCGGAGATCAAAAAGGTGCTCGACGAGCTGGACGCGGGCGACGAGCAGGACGTGCTGTATTACCTCGAACTGCAGCGCGCCGTGATGTTTTCGCAATGGATTGAACTGAAAGGGATGATCGAAACGTTGGATCGCATGATCGGAAACGCCAAGCAGCAACAAGAGCTGGTCTGGGAGGACATTCACCAGCTCGTCGACAGCGCGAAAGGCTACCGCGACCTGCGCAAGACGTGGACCGACCGCTGGGGATTCGACCGCCAGGCGGCGCAGTATGACGAAGCGGTGCTGCGCGAGCCGGAGTTCAATCCGCATCAGAACTACAACGAAGCGTTGGACATGACCTGCCAGCTGGTCAACCCGCGCCTTGGCGAGCGGGGGTTGGAGATCGGCATCGGGACGGGCAATCTGGCCGGGCGCTTTTTGGCAAAAGGCATTGAAATCGCAGGCACCGACCAGTCGCGGGAGATGCTACGCCAGTGCCAGGCGAAATATCCGCAGATCGAAACGAAGCTCGGCAACTTCCTCGCCGTACCGTATCTGGACGACCAGTTTGATTTTGTCGTCACATCGTACGCCCTGCACCACCTGACCGACGAGCAGAAGCTGCTCGCGCTGGAGGAGATGCGCCGCGTCCTCAAGCCGCACGGGCGGATCTGCATCACCGATCTGATGTTTGAAAGTGCGGCGAAGCGTGCGGCGGTGCGCGAAGAGTTCCAGAGCGCAGGTCGGGCGGACCTGTGGGCGCAGATCGAGGACGAGTATTACGCCGACCGCTCCCTGCTCTTGAAGTGGTTCGAAGCCAACGGCTATGTGGCACAGGCCAAGCAGGTCAACGACTTCCTGCACATCCTGTTCGCGGTGCCGATTCGCTAAAAATAGGGCTTGCGCTTGACGCAGCGTCAACCTTTACGATGGGCTCGTCACAACATTTCCGAAAGGGGTATGCGAAGATGAGCCTTTTGATTGCCAATGCGATGATTTTGACGATGACAGGGGAGACGGTGACGCCGATCCAGGGAGATCTGCTGATCGAAGGAGATCTGATTACAGCGGTCGGCGAGGTGTCGGCGGAGCAGCAGGCACAGGCGGAAGAGGTGATCGACGCGCAGGGCATGGTGGCACTGCCCGGACTGGTCAACTGCCACAACCATGCGGCGATGAGCATCCTGCGCGGCTTCTCGGAAGATCTGCGCCTGATGGAGTGGCTGTCACAAAAAATGTGGCCGGCCGAAGCGCGGATGACGCAGGAGGATGTGTACCTCGGGACGCTGCTCGCCGCGGTCGAGATGATCAAGTCCGGCACGAGCACGTTTGCCGACATGTACGTCTTCACCGACAGCGTGGCGCAAGCGGTGATCGACTCCGGGATGCGTGCGGCGCTGACCCGGGGGATGCTCGACGCGCCGGAAGGGCGGGAAACGCGGTTCGCCGAGGCGCGTGCGCTTTTTGAAACATGGAACGGAGCCGGAGACGGACGCCTCACCGTCATGGCCGGTCCGCATGGTCCGCACACCTGCCCGCCCGCTTTTTTGCAAGAGGTCTGCAAGCTGGCCGACGAGTTCAATGCGCCGCTGCACATCCATCTGGCCGAGACGACCGAGGAAGTGGAGATCATTCGCAAGGCGTACGGCTTGACGCCGACCGAATACTTGAAAGAGGTCGGGCTGTTCGACCATCATGTGGTGTTGGCGCACAGCGTGCATCTGACGGCGGGGGACATCGAGATCTTGCGGGAGAGCAAGCTGCGGGGCGGGATCGCGCACAACCCGGTCTCCAACCTCAAGCTCGGCTGCGGCATCGCGCCGGTCACCGAATACCTGCGGGCGGGGCTGACGGTGGGCTTGGGCACCGACGGGCCAGGTTCGGCGACGACGCTCGACATGTTCGAAGAGATCAAAGCGGCAGCCTGGCTGCAAAAAGTGCAGACGTTCGACCCGACCGCGCTGACCGCCGCCCAAGTCCTGCAGATGGCCACCCGCGAAGGCGCCAAAGTCCTCGCCCTCGACAGCGCGATCGGCACGCTGGAAGCGGGCAAGAAGGCGGACGTGATCCTCGTCGACACGAACGCCGCCCACCTCCGCCCGCACCATGACCTCACCGCCCTGCTCGCCTACAGCGCCAATGGGGCCGACGTCCACACCACCATCGTCGGCGGCGAAGTGCTGATGCGCGGCCGCAAGCTCACCAAACTGGACGAGCAAGGACTGATCGGCGAAATCGAACAGCGCGCGAAATTCATCACAGCAGGGATTTAAGCTGCCAAGCAGAAGGATAGACTGGTAGAAAACGATCGGACGTTGAGGGAGGATACCGGTTTGACCTTCGAGTTGTTAAGCCCGACCATACAAAAGAAAATCTGGAACCTGGAGTGGCGGCAGTTCACTCCGATCCAGCAAGCGGCCGTGCCGGTGCTGCTCAAGAAACGGCACTGCCTGCTGATGGCAGGTACCGCCTCGGGGAAGACCGAGGCGGCTTTTTTGCCGATCTTGAGCCACTTGGAGCAGGCGGGGCAGACCGGACGAGGGCTGAACGGGCTGAAAGTCCTCTACCTGTCGCCGCTGCGCGCCTTGATCAACGACCAGTTCGAACGGATCGAACGCCTGACCGACACGCTGGACATTCCGCTCTTGAAATGGCACAGCGATGTGGCGCGCAGCAAAAAGCTGGCCTGGCTGGACAACCCGCGCGGCATCTTGCAGATCACGCCGGAGTCGCTCGAATCTCTGCTCGTCAACCAGACGGAAAAAGTGCCCCGGCTGCTCGAAAGTGTCGAGTTCATCATCCTCGACGAACTGCACGCCTTCCTCGAAAGCGACCGCGGCCTGCACGTCCAGTCACTTCTGCACCGCATGCGCCGCTACATGCAGCAGCCCCCGGTCATGGTCGGCCTCTCCGCCACGATCGGGTCACCGGAGATCGCAAAGCGTTACCTGCACGCCGACGACCCCGGGCAGGTCGAAGTGATCAACCCTGCCGACAGCAAGCGCCAGATCTTTCTGCAAGCCGACTTCTTCGGCAAAGAAAGCGCCGGGCTATCCCAAGCGCTGGTGCGCGACATCTATGACCTGACCCAAGACAAGAAAACGATCCTCTTCTGCAACTCGCGCGGCCAGGTGGAAGAGCTGACCCACAAGCTGAACGAAACGGGCAGGAAGCTTGCCGGACCGCTCTACACCAAACGCTACTACCCGCACCATTCTTCTATCGACAAAGGGGAGCGCGAATGGATCGAAGAGCAGATGCGCACGACCCGGCTGCCGCTCACCGTCGTCAGCACGAACACGCTGGAGCTCGGCATCGACATCGGCTCGCTCGACCTCGTCGTGCAGCTCGACGCCACCTCATCCGTCTCTTCGCTCAAGCAGCGCCTCGGGCGTTCCGGGCGCCGGGCGGGCGCCGACTCCTACCTGATGATGTACGCGACAGAAGAGGAGGATCTGGTCCAGGCGGTGGCGGTGACGGAGCTGTTGTTCGACAAATGGATCGAGCCGCCCGAGCCGCGCCGCGACGTGTATGACCTGCTGTTTCACCAGCTGCTCGCGCTCTGCACGGAGCGCAAAGGCGTTTACCGGGAAGACCTGCTCGAGGAGATCGCCGACAACCCGACGTTCTCCGATCTGCCTGCCGCACGCGTCCGCGAGCTGTTGGAGTGGATGCTAAGCGCTGACTGGCTGGAGGTTGTCGAAGGCCGCTGCATCCCCGGCATCCAAGGGGAGCGGCTGGTGCGGTCGCGGGATTTTTACTCGGTCTTCCAATCGCCGGTTCTCTACAAAGTCATGCACGGCACGCGGCTGGTCGGGACGATCGAAGCGTCGCCGCTTGTCATGCCGGGCGAAACGGTGCTGCTCGGCGGTGCGACCTGGGAGATTCTCGAGATCGACGACCGTCGCAGCACCGTCTACGTCGCGCCTTCTTTTGACGGCAAGCGGCCGCTCTGGCTGTCCGGCGGGCGACAGGTGCATCCGCAGATCGCAGAGCAGATCTACGCGACCTATACGGAAAGCGCAGACTACGACTACCTGCATCCCCGCGCCTGGCACCGCCTGCAGGAAGCGCGAATGACGGCGAAGCAGCTGGGCTTCGAACCGGGTGTGCGCGTGCTGCGCGAAGGGGCGCGCGCTTTGACCCTGTACGATTATGCCGGAACGCGCCGCCAAAATGCGCTGGCGACGCTGTTGCGAGGCTGGCTGCGCGAGCTGGAGATCGGGCTGTCTGTCAAACAGTCCGCCTTTGCGGTGACGCTGGAAGGCGGGGTGATCCCGGACGGATTGGCCAAAAAGCTGGTCGTGTTCCTCGTCGATGTCTTGACCCGCAACGCGGAACTCAAATACCTGATGATGGGCCGCAGCGCCGAAGCGGAAGGCGGGGCGCCGACGAAGTTTGCCGAATACCTGCCCCTGAACTTCCAGCGCTGGATCGAAGACGAGATCGAGCGCGATGTGGAAGGGCTGCGGGAGTGGGTGCAGGAGCAAAAGTGGAAATGGGTGCAGGAAAGAAAATGAGGGACCACCTTGCAACGCGGCCGTTTCTGGTCAATAATGAGTAAGAACAAGTCCATGCTGCACTTGCAGGAATACATAATTACACTGTCGAATAGGTTAGCGTCACAGGAGTAAAGCGTCACTGCTGTACAGTCTGTGCGCCTCAAATATACGGGGGGTTTGGAGGGGATAGCCCAATGCAACTGGATAAACTGCGCGACAGAACGGTCGATCAGCTCTTCGAAGCGATCCTCCAACTGCGTACGCTCGAAGAAGCCTATCAGTTTTTTGATGATCTATGCACCGTCAACGAAGTGCAATCGCTGGCCCAGCGTCTCGAAGTGGCACGCATGCTGCGCAAAGGCCAAACGTATAACCAGATCGAAGCGGAGACCGGTGCGAGCACCGCGACCATCTCCCGCGTCAAGCGCTGCCTGAACTACGGCACCGACGGTTACAAGGTTGTGCTCGATCGCTTAGCAGAGAAATAGCGCACAGAAACCCTTGCTTCTCCACCGGCAGGGGTTTTGTTATGACAACCGAGAGGAGGCCCGCGTCCTTGACGACCGCCCACACCTCACCTCCTTGGCGCCACTGGCGGCACGTCGTCAAACTCGACCCGGCCCGCCCGCTCTGCGACGAGGTGGTGCTCGCCATCGCCGCATCCGGCACCGACGCCGTCTTTCTCGGCGGCACACAGGACATCACCTACGAAAACACCAACACACTGCTCGGCCGCCTGCGCCGCCTGGCGCCCGACCTGCCGCTCTGGCAGGAAGTCTCGACCGGCGACGCTGTCGTCGACGGGGTGGACGGCTACTGCATCCCGGTCGTGCTGAACAGCTCCGACCCGCACTGGCTGATCGGCGCCCATGCGCAGGCCCTGGAGAAATTCGGCCCGTGGATCGACTGGAGCAAAGTGCTCGTCGAAGGCTACCTCGTGCTCAACCCGGAGGCTGCCGTCGCCCGACTCACCGGTGCGAACAGCAGGCTCACTCCGCAAGCGGCCGCTTCCTACGCCGCCGCAGCTGAGGCGCTTTTTTCGCTCCCGGTGCTCTACATCGAATACAGCGGCACTTTCGGCGACCCGGCGTTGCTCGCCGAAGTCGCCCGCACGCTCCGCCGCGCCCACCTCTTTTACGGCGGCGGCATCGACTCCTACGAAAAAGCGGCCGCGATGGCGCAGCATGCCGACACCCTGATCATCGGCAACGCGCTCTATACCGATCGCTGGCAGCAG of the Tumebacillus sp. BK434 genome contains:
- a CDS encoding heptaprenylglyceryl phosphate synthase, whose product is MTTAHTSPPWRHWRHVVKLDPARPLCDEVVLAIAASGTDAVFLGGTQDITYENTNTLLGRLRRLAPDLPLWQEVSTGDAVVDGVDGYCIPVVLNSSDPHWLIGAHAQALEKFGPWIDWSKVLVEGYLVLNPEAAVARLTGANSRLTPQAAASYAAAAEALFSLPVLYIEYSGTFGDPALLAEVARTLRRAHLFYGGGIDSYEKAAAMAQHADTLIIGNALYTDRWQQVLADTVRAVK